A single window of Granulicella cerasi DNA harbors:
- the xseA gene encoding exodeoxyribonuclease VII large subunit, with product MAEDSRNPDAVPTAADLWLKKGARKKARSNAPAMPSLFGEALFGEALFAEEPPAVIVEKKSALAPVANVADREGFEPPTPPPAPEPAVFSVSQLISRVRGLVENRFGSVTVEGEISNWRPATSGHCYFTLKDNGAQLQIVMFRREAMRVKFRPKDGDAVRITGSLSIYEARGQMQMVAERMEQVGLGAMLEAVRQLKERLRREGLFDRQRPLPAFPRCIGIVTSLQGAALRDIVKVCRRRHAAVNLLVYHAAVQGPNCPAEVAAGVRWFSAHPERVDVVLVARGGGSWEDLHGFDAEEVARAIAACSVPVITGIGHAPDCVIADAAADVCAPTPSAAAELLTAAQHRVEEQVDRLTQRLQRASRYELLRARQRFAGLGEQRLVGRIEDLLRRRAQRVDELDYRAENAVQQRVRKQHSQLDRLEATLRRHHPALKLAGDRSRLEALTARLEQQRAKMIDQRQTQLDRAALRLGALSPLAVLERGYSLVYTSEGKLVRKAAQLHSGQGIVARFGEGRVRARVEYSE from the coding sequence ATGGCCGAGGACTCCCGCAATCCGGATGCAGTGCCGACCGCAGCCGATCTCTGGCTGAAAAAAGGCGCGCGCAAGAAAGCCCGTTCCAACGCTCCGGCGATGCCCTCGTTGTTTGGCGAGGCGCTGTTTGGCGAGGCGCTGTTTGCGGAGGAGCCTCCGGCGGTCATCGTCGAAAAGAAGTCCGCTCTCGCCCCGGTGGCGAACGTGGCGGACAGGGAGGGATTCGAACCCCCGACACCTCCGCCAGCACCCGAGCCGGCCGTCTTCTCCGTCTCGCAACTCATCAGCCGCGTTCGCGGCCTCGTCGAGAACCGCTTCGGCAGTGTCACCGTCGAAGGCGAAATCTCCAACTGGCGTCCGGCGACGAGCGGCCACTGCTACTTCACGCTCAAGGACAACGGCGCGCAGTTGCAGATCGTCATGTTCCGCCGCGAGGCCATGCGCGTCAAGTTCCGCCCCAAGGACGGCGATGCCGTCCGCATCACCGGCTCGCTCAGCATCTACGAAGCGCGCGGCCAGATGCAGATGGTCGCCGAGCGCATGGAGCAGGTCGGCCTGGGCGCGATGCTCGAGGCCGTGCGCCAGCTCAAGGAGCGCCTGCGCCGCGAGGGGCTCTTCGACCGCCAGCGCCCGCTGCCCGCGTTTCCGCGCTGCATTGGCATCGTCACCAGCCTGCAGGGCGCGGCGTTGCGCGACATCGTCAAGGTCTGCCGACGACGCCATGCTGCGGTCAATCTGCTCGTTTATCACGCCGCCGTTCAGGGGCCGAACTGCCCTGCCGAAGTGGCCGCCGGCGTGCGCTGGTTCTCCGCGCATCCTGAGCGGGTGGACGTGGTGCTCGTCGCGCGCGGCGGAGGAAGCTGGGAGGACCTGCACGGCTTCGACGCCGAGGAGGTCGCGCGCGCCATCGCCGCCTGCAGCGTGCCGGTCATCACCGGCATCGGCCACGCGCCGGACTGCGTGATCGCCGACGCCGCGGCAGACGTCTGCGCGCCCACGCCTTCTGCCGCAGCCGAATTGCTCACGGCCGCGCAACATCGCGTGGAGGAGCAGGTCGATCGCCTGACGCAACGCCTGCAGCGTGCGAGCCGCTACGAGCTTCTGCGCGCTCGCCAACGCTTCGCCGGGCTCGGCGAACAGCGGCTCGTCGGTCGCATCGAAGACCTGTTGCGCCGCCGCGCACAGCGTGTTGATGAGCTCGACTACCGTGCCGAGAACGCCGTGCAGCAGCGCGTTCGCAAGCAGCACTCGCAGCTGGACCGCCTGGAAGCGACACTGCGCCGACACCATCCCGCGCTGAAGCTCGCTGGCGATCGCAGCCGCCTCGAAGCGCTCACAGCGCGGCTCGAGCAGCAGCGCGCGAAGATGATCGACCAGCGCCAAACGCAGCTTGATCGCGCAGCGTTGCGGCTGGGCGCGCTGAGCCCGCTCGCTGTGCTCGAACGCGGATATTCGCTGGTTTACACGAGCGAAGGCAAGCTGGTGCGCAAGGCCGCGCAACTGCACTCCGGCCAGGGCATCGTGGCGCGCTTCGGCGAAGGCCGCGTCCGCGCCCGCGTCGAGTATTCGGAATAG
- a CDS encoding response regulator codes for MKHRILVVDDDRLVADTVSLIYSANGYESQACYSAASGLETARIFAPSMVLCDVTMPEENGLSLLEKLHAEMPSCKVMMFSAYASNMREVHVHAQRTKRQIKLLAKPCPPVELLRETRDLLEASAA; via the coding sequence ATGAAACACCGCATTCTTGTCGTCGATGACGATCGTCTTGTTGCCGACACCGTGAGCCTGATCTACAGCGCCAACGGCTACGAAAGCCAGGCCTGCTACTCGGCCGCCTCCGGTCTGGAGACAGCGCGCATCTTCGCGCCCTCCATGGTGCTCTGCGACGTGACGATGCCTGAAGAAAACGGCCTTTCGTTGCTCGAGAAGCTTCACGCCGAGATGCCCTCGTGCAAGGTGATGATGTTCTCCGCCTACGCCAGCAATATGCGCGAAGTGCATGTGCACGCGCAGCGTACCAAGCGCCAGATCAAGCTGCTGGCCAAGCCCTGCCCGCCCGTTGAACTGCTGCGCGAGACGCGCGATCTGCTCGAAGCCTCCGCCGCCTAG
- a CDS encoding tetratricopeptide repeat protein encodes MSNVSNQINSLETSLNNGLPIGESNRKALVATLIAVVVLVAVIAIGFTVFQKRTEAAQTAFGNAMSIYQTPIAQPGQQVPPGVKTYSDQKARAAEASSAFQAVADQYGMTKPGKLARYFQGVSLIEQGQNASAETTLKQASGSWNGDVAALAKLALAQLDQQTGRDADAIALYNELSTSKAATVPGGLAQIQLAELYESQGKPAEAKKIYAQLKDSDKDAKGNPGPAGQVAASRLAQK; translated from the coding sequence TTGAGCAACGTAAGCAACCAGATCAACTCCCTCGAAACATCGCTGAACAACGGTCTCCCCATCGGTGAGTCCAACCGCAAGGCGCTCGTCGCCACCTTGATTGCGGTCGTCGTGCTCGTCGCGGTCATTGCCATCGGCTTTACGGTGTTCCAGAAGCGTACGGAAGCCGCACAGACGGCCTTCGGCAACGCTATGTCGATCTACCAGACGCCGATCGCGCAGCCCGGCCAGCAGGTTCCTCCGGGAGTAAAGACGTACTCCGATCAGAAGGCCCGTGCCGCCGAAGCCTCCTCGGCCTTCCAGGCAGTGGCAGACCAGTACGGCATGACCAAGCCCGGCAAGCTCGCCCGATACTTCCAGGGTGTTTCGCTCATCGAGCAGGGCCAGAACGCTTCGGCCGAGACCACCCTGAAGCAGGCTTCGGGAAGCTGGAACGGCGATGTCGCCGCTCTCGCCAAGCTCGCGCTCGCGCAGCTTGATCAGCAGACCGGCCGCGACGCCGACGCGATTGCGCTCTACAACGAGCTCTCGACCAGCAAGGCTGCCACGGTCCCCGGTGGTCTCGCTCAGATCCAGCTTGCAGAGCTTTACGAGTCGCAGGGCAAGCCGGCTGAAGCCAAGAAGATCTACGCTCAGCTCAAGGACTCCGACAAGGATGCCAAGGGCAACCCCGGACCGGCTGGTCAGGTGGCAGCGAGCCGTCTGGCACAGAAGTAA
- a CDS encoding GvpL/GvpF family gas vesicle protein yields the protein MYSAAEEAQGATETMAWYAYCIAERSAFPELARHRRPMPLPNVTGLFGNQTFLFPAADLTVIVSEHLPEDTARLAGPEASAACREHANVIATAFKRSTVLPFRFATTFQDDDALRRSVRSNQRHFMANVERLRGKAEMHLKVLVDDVSNEAREQGSVSAAAGQQYLAQMRETASRQRERQSKARALTLQMNRMFLPLEEEITCKRMDSGKMLIDIAHLVDKSTVERYQNKYSTATKELKDLAMQLSGPWPPYHFVQRETRTHA from the coding sequence ATGTACTCCGCAGCAGAAGAAGCACAGGGAGCAACCGAAACCATGGCGTGGTATGCCTATTGCATCGCAGAACGTAGTGCCTTTCCGGAGTTAGCCCGTCACCGTCGTCCGATGCCTTTGCCGAACGTGACCGGACTTTTCGGAAACCAGACCTTCCTCTTCCCCGCAGCCGACCTGACGGTGATCGTCAGCGAACATCTTCCCGAAGATACCGCCCGCCTCGCAGGCCCTGAAGCTTCTGCCGCCTGCCGCGAGCACGCCAATGTGATCGCGACCGCTTTCAAGCGTTCCACGGTGCTGCCCTTCCGTTTTGCCACCACTTTCCAGGACGACGATGCGTTGCGTCGCTCGGTGCGCTCCAACCAGCGCCACTTCATGGCGAACGTTGAACGTCTGCGTGGCAAGGCTGAGATGCACCTGAAGGTGCTGGTGGACGACGTTTCGAACGAAGCACGCGAGCAGGGCAGCGTTTCTGCGGCCGCTGGTCAGCAGTATCTCGCGCAGATGCGTGAGACGGCGTCGCGCCAGCGCGAGCGCCAGTCCAAGGCCCGCGCATTGACGCTGCAGATGAACCGCATGTTCCTGCCGCTGGAAGAAGAGATCACCTGCAAGCGCATGGACTCCGGCAAGATGCTTATCGACATCGCGCACCTGGTCGACAAGAGCACGGTGGAGCGCTACCAGAACAAGTATTCGACCGCGACGAAGGAGCTGAAGGACCTGGCCATGCAGCTTTCCGGTCCCTGGCCGCCGTATCACTTCGTGCAGCGCGAAACGCGGACCCACGCTTAG
- the pgsA gene encoding CDP-diacylglycerol--glycerol-3-phosphate 3-phosphatidyltransferase — MNLPNSITLSRIAAVPLLIWVLSPHFPLRGANGQQEFIAAGVFILASITDGLDGYLARKRGQITTIGMLLDPLADKLMVTAALILLVAYNPRIMVPWIAVLVIGREFLVTGLRSIASSEGFTIDASEIGKLKTVIQIVAVVAVILNHRWDYWNWWGFPIGVHLIAVTATYWMTIVSIISAVDYFVAFWNKIEHASSSRRKRRTSVLSRKKKAVEPASTAVK; from the coding sequence GTGAACCTGCCGAACTCCATTACGCTCTCCCGCATCGCAGCCGTCCCGCTGCTGATCTGGGTGTTGAGTCCGCATTTTCCGCTGCGTGGCGCGAACGGCCAACAGGAATTTATCGCCGCCGGCGTCTTCATTCTGGCCTCCATCACCGACGGCCTCGACGGCTACCTGGCCCGCAAACGAGGACAGATCACCACGATCGGTATGCTGCTCGACCCGCTGGCCGACAAGCTCATGGTCACCGCCGCGTTGATTCTGCTGGTGGCTTATAACCCGCGCATCATGGTGCCGTGGATCGCCGTACTGGTGATCGGTCGTGAATTTCTTGTCACAGGTCTGCGCTCCATCGCCTCCAGCGAAGGCTTCACCATCGACGCCAGCGAGATCGGCAAGCTGAAAACGGTGATCCAGATCGTCGCCGTGGTCGCCGTCATTCTGAACCACCGCTGGGATTACTGGAACTGGTGGGGCTTCCCGATCGGCGTCCACCTGATCGCCGTGACGGCCACCTACTGGATGACGATCGTCTCGATCATCTCTGCCGTGGATTACTTCGTGGCCTTCTGGAACAAGATCGAGCATGCCAGCTCCAGCCGCCGCAAGCGCCGCACCAGCGTGCTCAGCCGCAAGAAGAAGGCTGTCGAACCGGCCAGCACCGCCGTCAAGTAG
- a CDS encoding Ig-like domain-containing protein, with translation MASVVGTAASAQTTCVSTPTTISGTVYTPNGTDPLPNVLVYVPTAGTTLPTLTDGVDTVNGCAAVSTLVPTTLIASTTTDAKGNFTLVNNNLSTGTQLVIQAGKWRRAYTIAPTACAVTSGFKAVMPSTKDQGNIPKIAVLTGSVDSAECVLRKVGVADTEFTNPANGGRINFYQGTASTTSGGARIDSSTPSESALVNSASTLDGYDMLMLPCQGTDADSLVTASATNRSNFVSYANNGGRVFATHFSYVWLEQADTFKSVANGWGNSTISASTTTSYNSDINTTSNTVGQVLSDWMYYIGASTTAGVIPLYDSRQNVTSVNSPTQVWATFDDSRLPAYKGTVMQFTFDTPLGSTSSPTLATTFTNTPTVMQLGSTGNSVAVNVSNSGSGPADTTLTLTFTAASGITISAITPTNGSASGWICNVSTLSCSRTVALASGASDPVAVTLSVASTASVGNTNILTAALTGGNIFNVSQCGRVLFNSYHVEEPASGNTNRNIVFPNECTTGTMTAQEKFLEFSLFNLSNFVAPSNTDSVLIQGTSSITWTPSTTTIYYGHPLDSTILDATSTVAGTFTYSPVLGTIPHVANSPLTVTATFTPTDPNYIGATQTKTITILPDPTASTITQLDQDIHYGEEIGYNNGVDAQLNVLVASPGYNPGNAADSGPFTVYIDSTLVCSGTRGVPLTGPRGNCPDANFLGWNAGTHYMQLNYAGDTDYVASQSQGYPVVVEPDHTTTAATLASPSAAVYQNVNFNAQVANTDIPATIAVGNVTFYDSLNATAAQTTNNPNTTLATSSMYAVGTSAVDATGNASLQLANLTIGTHNISACYGSTINTSGTYNFLNSCSASSVQTITIPSTAQPGTAVTLVSSANPSTYGQSVSFTVQVKTTGSFVAVPTGTVNVLDGSTVLGTLTLDATGSGIYTTASLAVGTHPLTAVYSGSATYTSSKSATLSQVVNTAITPVGAGYQLIVDPLTVPIYVGSTGVVNVQVVTFSNFNSAVKLSCSGLPDQSTCTFADSIIAVGGGTTKLLVGAGAPHNCNSNTPYFSGLPARMGLPILSLSMLTLCVARRRRKLQGIALLALLLAMPTVLTGCGSGNCTDFGLKPGDYNFSITATPVDTQYAPKTQLMLMHVHL, from the coding sequence TTGGCCTCTGTCGTTGGCACTGCGGCCTCTGCGCAGACCACCTGCGTCAGCACACCGACCACGATCTCCGGCACCGTCTACACGCCGAACGGCACGGACCCGCTGCCCAACGTGCTGGTCTACGTGCCGACGGCTGGCACGACGTTGCCGACGCTGACCGATGGTGTAGACACCGTGAATGGATGCGCGGCGGTGAGCACCCTGGTTCCGACGACGCTGATCGCCAGCACCACTACGGACGCGAAGGGCAACTTCACGCTGGTGAACAACAATCTGTCCACCGGCACACAGTTGGTGATTCAGGCAGGCAAGTGGCGTCGCGCTTATACGATTGCGCCCACGGCCTGCGCGGTGACGAGCGGTTTCAAGGCCGTGATGCCTTCTACGAAGGATCAGGGCAACATTCCCAAGATTGCTGTTCTTACCGGCAGCGTGGATTCCGCAGAATGCGTGCTGCGCAAGGTTGGTGTGGCGGACACCGAATTTACGAATCCTGCGAACGGTGGCCGTATCAACTTTTATCAGGGGACCGCATCGACGACTTCGGGTGGTGCAAGGATCGATTCATCGACGCCCTCTGAAAGTGCTCTGGTCAATTCGGCATCGACGCTGGATGGCTATGACATGCTGATGCTTCCGTGCCAGGGCACCGATGCTGACTCGCTGGTCACAGCATCTGCAACGAATCGTAGCAACTTCGTCTCCTATGCCAACAATGGTGGTCGTGTTTTTGCAACGCACTTCAGCTATGTCTGGCTCGAGCAGGCGGACACCTTCAAATCTGTAGCGAACGGGTGGGGCAACTCGACGATCAGTGCGTCGACGACTACAAGCTATAACTCCGATATCAATACGACCTCGAACACCGTGGGGCAAGTGCTCTCCGATTGGATGTACTACATCGGTGCGAGCACAACGGCAGGCGTCATTCCCTTGTATGACTCGCGTCAGAATGTGACCTCGGTGAATTCGCCCACGCAGGTGTGGGCTACGTTTGATGATTCACGCCTCCCTGCATACAAAGGCACGGTGATGCAGTTCACCTTCGACACGCCTTTGGGTTCCACGAGTTCGCCCACGCTGGCGACCACGTTTACGAATACCCCTACTGTCATGCAACTCGGCTCTACGGGAAATAGCGTCGCTGTCAATGTGAGCAACTCCGGCAGCGGACCTGCGGATACCACGCTTACGCTGACATTCACCGCAGCTTCGGGCATCACGATCAGCGCAATCACTCCGACTAACGGCTCCGCGTCGGGTTGGATCTGCAACGTGTCTACGCTCTCCTGCAGCCGTACGGTAGCTCTAGCTTCTGGTGCGAGCGATCCCGTCGCCGTGACCCTCAGCGTGGCTTCAACGGCGTCAGTGGGCAACACGAACATCCTGACAGCGGCTCTGACCGGTGGCAATATCTTCAATGTGTCGCAGTGCGGGCGCGTTCTTTTCAACTCCTACCATGTAGAGGAACCAGCGTCCGGGAACACGAATAGGAACATCGTTTTCCCCAATGAATGCACGACGGGCACGATGACCGCGCAGGAGAAGTTCCTCGAGTTCTCGCTGTTCAATCTGTCGAACTTCGTCGCTCCTTCGAACACGGATTCGGTGCTGATCCAGGGCACATCTTCGATCACCTGGACACCCTCGACCACGACGATCTACTACGGTCATCCGCTGGATTCGACGATCCTGGATGCGACCTCGACGGTTGCGGGTACGTTCACGTATTCACCGGTGCTGGGCACCATTCCGCATGTGGCCAATAGCCCGCTGACTGTGACGGCGACGTTTACGCCGACCGATCCGAATTACATCGGTGCCACGCAGACGAAGACCATTACGATCCTGCCGGACCCGACCGCGTCGACGATCACGCAGCTTGATCAGGACATCCACTACGGCGAAGAGATCGGCTATAACAACGGCGTCGATGCACAGCTCAACGTGCTGGTGGCGTCGCCGGGTTACAACCCCGGCAACGCTGCTGATAGCGGCCCCTTCACGGTTTACATCGACTCCACCCTGGTCTGCTCGGGTACTCGTGGTGTGCCGCTCACCGGTCCGCGTGGCAACTGCCCGGACGCCAACTTCCTCGGTTGGAATGCGGGCACGCACTACATGCAGTTGAACTATGCCGGCGATACCGACTACGTGGCCTCGCAGTCGCAAGGCTATCCGGTTGTCGTCGAGCCGGACCATACGACCACGGCCGCGACGCTGGCGAGCCCGTCGGCGGCGGTCTACCAGAACGTGAACTTCAATGCGCAGGTGGCGAACACGGACATTCCCGCTACGATCGCCGTCGGCAACGTAACTTTCTACGACAGCCTGAACGCGACGGCCGCGCAGACGACCAACAACCCGAACACGACTCTCGCGACCTCGAGCATGTATGCGGTCGGAACGTCAGCGGTAGATGCGACCGGCAACGCGTCGCTGCAGTTGGCGAACCTGACGATCGGTACGCATAACATCTCGGCGTGCTATGGCTCGACGATCAACACCTCCGGCACTTACAACTTCCTGAACTCCTGCTCGGCGTCGAGCGTGCAGACGATCACGATTCCGTCCACGGCTCAGCCGGGCACGGCGGTTACGCTGGTCTCGAGCGCGAACCCTTCCACCTACGGTCAGAGCGTCAGCTTCACGGTGCAGGTGAAGACGACCGGCTCGTTTGTCGCGGTCCCGACGGGTACGGTGAACGTGCTCGATGGCTCGACAGTGTTGGGCACGCTGACCCTGGACGCAACTGGCAGCGGCATCTACACGACGGCTTCGCTCGCCGTCGGAACACATCCGCTTACCGCCGTATACAGCGGCTCCGCGACGTATACGTCGAGCAAGTCGGCGACGTTGTCGCAGGTCGTGAACACGGCGATCACGCCGGTGGGCGCGGGCTATCAGCTCATCGTCGATCCGCTGACGGTGCCGATCTATGTCGGCTCGACGGGCGTGGTGAATGTTCAGGTCGTCACGTTCTCGAACTTCAACTCCGCGGTGAAACTAAGCTGTTCGGGCCTGCCTGACCAGTCGACCTGCACCTTCGCGGACTCGATCATCGCGGTCGGTGGCGGCACGACGAAGTTGCTGGTCGGCGCGGGTGCTCCGCACAACTGCAACAGCAACACACCGTACTTCTCGGGCCTGCCAGCGCGCATGGGGCTGCCCATCCTGAGCCTGTCGATGCTGACGCTGTGCGTGGCGCGCCGTCGTCGCAAGCTGCAGGGCATCGCTCTGCTGGCGCTGCTGCTGGCCATGCCGACGGTGCTGACAGGCTGCGGCTCGGGCAACTGCACGGACTTCGGCCTGAAGCCGGGCGACTATAACTTCAGCATCACGGCGACGCCGGTGGACACGCAGTACGCGCCGAAGACGCAGTTGATGTTGATGCATGTGCATTTGTAA
- a CDS encoding Glu/Leu/Phe/Val family dehydrogenase: MVPKAAAIEGITGRVNAAPSLEQETNPWQAQAARFDEAATKLNLDKGIWKILREPTREIIVHIPVTMDDGTVEVFTGYRVQHSISRGPGKGGIRYAPDVSLDEVRALASWMTWKCAVVNIPFGGAKGGVICDPKNMSQGELERLTRRYTASLIEFLGPEKDVPAPDMNTNEQTMAWIMDTYSMHMGQTVTSVVTGKPVSLGGSRGRREATGRGVATVTDQALKFLNMNASETTVIVQGFGNVGMHSARLLWERGYKVIGIGEYDGALYNADGIDIGELVEWKTRRGTIHGFAGAGPFDKDELLTQPVDVLIPAATENVITSRNAERLQCRILVEGANGPTTAIADEILADKGVFVVPDILANAGGVTTSYFEWVQDRMGYFWAEDDVNQRLERVMIESFDAVLQYAVQHNVNNRLAAYMLAIDRVAFTTKQRGIYA, encoded by the coding sequence ATGGTACCGAAAGCAGCAGCGATCGAAGGTATTACCGGCCGCGTGAACGCAGCCCCTTCGCTCGAACAGGAAACGAACCCCTGGCAGGCACAGGCCGCACGCTTTGATGAAGCGGCTACGAAGCTCAACCTCGACAAAGGCATCTGGAAGATCCTGCGCGAGCCGACGCGCGAGATCATCGTGCACATTCCCGTCACCATGGACGACGGCACCGTCGAGGTCTTCACCGGCTACCGGGTGCAACACTCCATCTCACGCGGCCCCGGCAAAGGCGGCATCCGCTACGCTCCCGACGTCTCGCTCGACGAAGTGCGCGCGCTCGCCAGCTGGATGACCTGGAAGTGCGCTGTGGTAAACATCCCCTTTGGCGGCGCGAAGGGCGGCGTGATCTGCGATCCGAAGAATATGAGTCAGGGCGAGCTCGAGCGCCTTACACGCCGCTACACCGCGTCGCTGATCGAGTTCCTCGGCCCGGAGAAGGACGTCCCGGCGCCGGACATGAACACCAACGAGCAGACCATGGCCTGGATCATGGATACCTACTCGATGCACATGGGGCAGACCGTCACCTCGGTCGTCACGGGCAAGCCGGTAAGCCTTGGCGGCTCCCGCGGACGCCGTGAAGCCACAGGCCGCGGCGTAGCTACCGTCACCGACCAGGCGCTCAAGTTCCTGAACATGAACGCCAGCGAAACCACCGTGATCGTGCAGGGCTTTGGCAACGTCGGCATGCACTCCGCGCGCCTGCTGTGGGAGCGCGGCTACAAGGTCATCGGCATCGGGGAGTACGACGGCGCGCTCTACAACGCTGACGGCATCGACATCGGCGAACTCGTCGAGTGGAAGACCAGGCGCGGCACCATCCACGGCTTCGCGGGTGCGGGTCCGTTCGACAAGGATGAACTGCTCACGCAGCCGGTCGATGTGCTGATCCCTGCGGCGACAGAGAACGTCATCACGAGCCGCAACGCTGAGCGCCTGCAATGCCGCATCCTCGTGGAGGGCGCGAACGGCCCGACGACCGCGATCGCCGACGAAATCCTCGCCGACAAAGGAGTCTTCGTCGTGCCGGACATTCTCGCGAACGCTGGCGGCGTCACCACCAGCTACTTTGAGTGGGTGCAGGATCGCATGGGCTACTTCTGGGCCGAGGATGACGTGAATCAGCGCCTCGAGCGCGTGATGATCGAGAGCTTCGACGCTGTGTTGCAGTACGCCGTGCAGCACAACGTGAACAACCGCCTCGCGGCCTACATGCTGGCCATCGATCGCGTGGCGTTCACGACGAAGCAGCGCGGCATCTACGCGTAG
- the trpE gene encoding anthranilate synthase component I: MPRVSSTRSSAPAKPAKRKPAASVNASPTPREFAAWARQHTLVPVTRTVVADLETPVSAFLRVAAEEPEAFLLESVEGGEHVGRYTFIGIRPYRRITSRGRSLTLVEGRKTRHFEGDIFAELKSALEGQSIARLPNLPPFVAGAVGFFAYDVVRQIEKLPSHAKDELGAPDAHLMFFDEVLAFDHVKHAIHLMVTAGARKPITSASYADAVKRLDRLEKTLANAPIPKPKKSRKPLPPLKLTARTKPAQYMRAVDAVKEYIKAGDIFQCVLSQRFDCTPAVDPFQVYRSLRIVNPSPYMYFLRFPQQGGEGEALSHIVGSSPELLVRVHDGRVEYRPIAGTRPRGADEAADKAHEASLRADAKEVAEHVMLVDLGRNDVGRVSEYGSVKVTDLMFIERYSHVMHLVSKIEGQLRDGLSPIEAFKSCFPAGTLSGAPKIRAMEIIDELEPARRGVYGGAIVYADFSGNFDSCIAIRTLFMDGEEGHIQSGAGIVADSVPEKEHEECKNKAAAVVRAIERARLVVSS; the protein is encoded by the coding sequence ATGCCTCGTGTTTCTTCAACCCGCTCTTCTGCGCCGGCGAAGCCAGCCAAGCGCAAACCCGCCGCTTCGGTGAACGCCTCACCCACTCCGCGGGAGTTTGCCGCATGGGCCAGGCAGCACACGCTTGTCCCCGTCACGCGCACGGTCGTCGCCGATCTGGAAACGCCGGTGTCGGCGTTTCTGCGCGTCGCTGCGGAAGAGCCGGAAGCGTTCCTGCTGGAGTCGGTTGAAGGCGGCGAGCATGTAGGCCGCTACACCTTCATCGGCATTCGCCCGTACCGCCGCATTACCTCGCGCGGTCGCTCGCTCACCCTGGTCGAGGGCCGCAAGACGCGTCACTTCGAGGGCGATATTTTTGCGGAGTTGAAGTCGGCGCTGGAAGGGCAGAGCATCGCTCGCTTGCCGAACCTGCCGCCGTTCGTTGCGGGAGCGGTGGGCTTCTTCGCATACGACGTTGTGCGCCAGATCGAGAAGCTACCGAGCCATGCCAAGGATGAACTCGGCGCGCCGGATGCGCACCTCATGTTCTTCGACGAGGTACTTGCGTTCGATCACGTGAAGCACGCGATTCACCTGATGGTGACTGCGGGTGCGCGTAAGCCAATCACGTCGGCGAGCTACGCTGACGCGGTGAAGCGGCTGGACCGCCTGGAGAAGACGCTCGCGAATGCGCCGATTCCGAAGCCGAAGAAGTCTCGCAAGCCATTGCCTCCGCTGAAGCTGACGGCGCGCACCAAGCCCGCGCAGTACATGCGCGCGGTGGATGCGGTGAAGGAGTACATCAAGGCCGGCGACATCTTCCAGTGTGTGCTCTCGCAGCGTTTTGATTGCACGCCTGCGGTCGATCCGTTTCAGGTCTATCGCTCGCTGCGCATCGTGAACCCATCGCCGTATATGTACTTCCTGCGCTTCCCGCAGCAGGGCGGAGAAGGGGAAGCGTTGTCGCACATCGTGGGTTCTTCGCCGGAGTTGCTGGTGCGCGTGCACGATGGCCGCGTGGAGTATCGTCCCATCGCTGGCACGCGTCCGCGTGGCGCGGATGAAGCCGCTGACAAGGCGCATGAAGCGTCGCTGCGCGCGGACGCGAAGGAAGTCGCCGAACACGTGATGCTTGTCGATCTCGGACGCAATGATGTGGGGCGCGTGTCGGAGTACGGCTCCGTGAAGGTGACGGACCTGATGTTCATAGAACGCTACTCGCACGTGATGCATCTGGTGTCGAAGATCGAAGGCCAGTTGCGCGATGGCTTGTCGCCTATCGAAGCGTTCAAGAGCTGCTTCCCCGCAGGTACATTGTCGGGCGCGCCGAAGATTCGCGCGATGGAGATCATCGACGAGCTTGAGCCTGCCCGCCGCGGCGTCTATGGCGGTGCCATCGTGTACGCCGACTTCTCCGGCAACTTCGACAGCTGCATCGCGATCCGTACGCTCTTCATGGACGGCGAAGAAGGCCACATCCAGAGCGGCGCTGGCATCGTTGCTGACTCCGTGCCTGAGAAGGAGCATGAGGAGTGCAAGAACAAGGCCGCCGCGGTGGTGCGTGCGATTGAGCGGGCGAGGCTGGTGGTGAGTAGTTAG